One window from the genome of Deinococcus multiflagellatus encodes:
- a CDS encoding dihydrofolate reductase family protein: protein MSAFHVFVATSLDGFIARADGRLDWLPGASPDGLPAPEGEDYGFDAFMADIDVVVMGRVTFETVQALEPWPYAGRRMVVLSRTLPEQAIPAPRRADVTVHPGPLPALVDDLRAQGVRGVYVDGGQTVQAFLRAGLIDRLIITRVPVLLGRGLPLFGDLPEDLWWDHLETRPFPSGLVQSHYRLRR, encoded by the coding sequence ATGAGTGCCTTTCATGTCTTCGTGGCCACCAGCCTGGACGGTTTTATTGCGCGGGCCGACGGCCGTCTGGACTGGCTGCCCGGGGCCTCGCCGGATGGGCTACCGGCGCCAGAGGGCGAGGACTATGGCTTTGACGCCTTCATGGCGGACATAGACGTGGTGGTGATGGGCCGCGTGACCTTTGAAACCGTGCAGGCCCTTGAACCGTGGCCCTACGCGGGGCGGCGCATGGTGGTGCTCAGCCGCACCCTGCCCGAGCAGGCGATTCCGGCGCCGCGCCGCGCCGACGTCACCGTTCACCCGGGCCCTCTTCCGGCCCTGGTGGACGACCTGCGCGCCCAGGGGGTGCGGGGCGTCTACGTGGACGGCGGCCAGACGGTGCAGGCCTTCCTGCGCGCGGGGCTGATTGACCGCCTGATCATCACGCGCGTGCCGGTGCTGCTGGGCCGTGGGCTGCCGCTGTTCGGGGACCTGCCCGAAGACCTGTGGTGGGACCACCTGGAAACCCGCCCTTTTCCATCCGGGCTGGTGCAAAGCCACTACCGTCTGCGCCGCTGA
- a CDS encoding aldo/keto reductase family protein, which translates to MEYRKLGRSGLKVSEVALGGWETYGVNQDASTMVREIVLAAYEGGVNFFDQADVYARGRSEELMGAVLRELPRHTLVISSKVFWPMSDDVNDRGLSRKHVLESIDKTLKRLGTDYLDIYFAHRYDPDVPMEEIVMAFDQVIRDGKALYWGTSMWPAARIAQAVEFARAHGLHGPVTEQPEYSMVRRERVEQEILPYTEGAGVGLVVWSPLAMGLLTGKYDDGKPEGARLTEKENWGKNFLTDENIAKVRDLKPIADDLGITRAQLALAWILRQPGVSSVITGATRTSQIQDTVKAAGVRLSSDVLEQIEGILKR; encoded by the coding sequence ATGGAATACCGGAAGCTCGGCAGAAGTGGCCTGAAAGTCAGCGAAGTCGCCCTGGGCGGCTGGGAAACCTACGGGGTGAACCAGGACGCCTCCACGATGGTGCGCGAGATTGTGCTGGCCGCCTACGAGGGCGGCGTGAACTTCTTCGATCAGGCCGACGTGTACGCCCGGGGCCGCAGCGAGGAACTCATGGGCGCCGTGCTGCGCGAACTGCCGCGGCACACCCTGGTGATCTCCAGCAAGGTGTTCTGGCCCATGAGTGACGACGTGAACGACCGGGGCCTGTCGCGCAAGCATGTGCTGGAAAGCATTGACAAGACCCTCAAGCGCCTGGGCACCGATTACCTGGATATCTATTTCGCCCACCGCTACGACCCCGACGTGCCGATGGAAGAGATCGTGATGGCCTTTGATCAGGTGATCCGCGACGGCAAGGCGCTGTACTGGGGCACCTCCATGTGGCCCGCCGCCCGCATTGCCCAGGCCGTGGAATTTGCCCGCGCCCACGGCCTGCACGGCCCCGTCACCGAGCAGCCCGAATACTCGATGGTGCGCCGCGAGCGCGTGGAGCAGGAAATCCTGCCCTACACCGAGGGCGCAGGCGTGGGCCTGGTCGTGTGGAGCCCGCTGGCCATGGGCCTGCTGACCGGCAAATACGACGACGGCAAGCCCGAAGGCGCCCGCCTGACCGAGAAGGAAAATTGGGGCAAGAACTTCCTGACCGACGAGAACATCGCCAAGGTGCGCGACCTGAAGCCCATTGCCGACGACCTGGGCATTACCCGCGCCCAGTTGGCCCTGGCCTGGATTCTGCGCCAGCCGGGCGTGAGCAGCGTGATCACTGGCGCCACCAGGACCAGCCAGATTCAAGACACCGTGAAAGCCGCTGGCGTGCGCCTGAGCAGCGATGTGCTGGAGCAGATTGAGGGCATTCTGAAGCGCTAA
- a CDS encoding GGDEF domain-containing protein — MSAPCAPWLEVGPLPPGTPPHLLEQVQGAASGEARALALVELARAVRELSLDAALGLGERALDEALRADSPRAAVLALVGLGFVGAALGLPARALDAVTRAQALVQEHALGELRSAVVNVRALIRVISGNLAGAARDLQSALDLARHSESPLDYGHALGNLAWVANLRGDAKGALHHLNLLEEYVHDQPDDPQRAGLLLNLHETRAHAYVVLGREAQRLGRPDAAQQAAQQGLMVLRAADAAVRRTPNPTTTLLCDAHRAALRLLCGDLDSALDAAHAAWAMNRHLQQRLYLEPLLCLPEVLAARGERQAALAGYREALTLIRAQGRHRETQQVLQQMSALHEALGDPAAALQALREALADAQAAQEQISEDAQWHLSLELRWAQADASSWQDRLRHAEVQARQDPLTGVLNRRGLEEGLRALEAAPGSGWTLLAVLFVDIDHFKSVNDRFSHAHGDRVLQAVAGLLTRNVRAGTLIGRYGGEEFVLVAPVRAPGQAHDLAERCRRAIEAHDWSALLPGVSLTASVGYAVERPERLPVALHTADEHLYRAKGAGRNRVHPPA, encoded by the coding sequence ATGTCTGCTCCCTGCGCGCCCTGGCTGGAGGTGGGGCCCCTGCCCCCTGGCACGCCGCCGCACTTGCTTGAACAGGTGCAGGGCGCCGCCAGTGGCGAGGCGCGGGCCCTGGCGCTGGTGGAGCTGGCGCGCGCGGTGCGCGAGCTGAGCCTGGACGCGGCCCTGGGCCTGGGGGAGCGCGCGCTGGACGAGGCCCTGCGCGCCGACTCGCCCCGGGCGGCCGTTCTGGCACTGGTGGGGCTGGGGTTTGTGGGCGCCGCCCTGGGCCTGCCGGCCCGGGCACTGGACGCCGTGACCCGGGCCCAGGCGCTGGTGCAGGAACATGCGCTGGGCGAACTGCGCTCGGCGGTGGTGAATGTGCGCGCCCTGATCCGGGTGATCAGCGGCAACCTGGCGGGCGCGGCGCGGGACCTGCAGTCGGCGCTGGACCTGGCCCGCCACAGCGAAAGCCCGCTGGACTACGGCCACGCCCTGGGCAATCTGGCCTGGGTGGCCAACCTGCGCGGCGACGCCAAGGGCGCCCTGCACCACCTGAACCTGCTCGAAGAGTACGTGCATGACCAGCCCGACGACCCGCAGCGGGCGGGGCTGCTGCTGAATCTGCACGAAACCCGTGCCCACGCCTATGTGGTGCTGGGGCGCGAGGCGCAGCGCCTGGGCCGCCCCGACGCGGCGCAGCAGGCCGCGCAGCAGGGCCTGATGGTGCTGCGCGCCGCCGACGCGGCCGTGCGGCGCACCCCCAACCCCACCACCACCCTGCTGTGTGACGCCCACCGCGCGGCCCTGCGGCTGCTGTGCGGCGATCTGGACAGCGCCCTGGACGCCGCCCACGCCGCCTGGGCCATGAACCGGCACCTGCAACAGCGCCTGTACTTGGAGCCCCTGCTGTGCCTGCCGGAGGTGCTGGCCGCGCGCGGCGAGCGGCAGGCGGCGCTGGCCGGGTACCGCGAGGCCCTGACCCTGATCCGGGCGCAGGGCCGGCACCGCGAAACCCAGCAGGTGCTGCAGCAGATGAGCGCCCTGCACGAGGCGCTGGGCGACCCGGCCGCCGCCCTGCAGGCCCTGCGCGAGGCCCTGGCCGACGCCCAGGCGGCCCAGGAGCAGATCAGCGAGGACGCCCAGTGGCACCTGTCGCTGGAACTGCGCTGGGCCCAGGCCGACGCCAGTTCTTGGCAGGACCGCCTGCGCCACGCCGAGGTGCAGGCCCGCCAGGACCCCCTGACCGGCGTGCTGAACCGGCGCGGCCTGGAAGAGGGCCTGCGCGCGCTGGAGGCGGCCCCGGGGTCCGGCTGGACCCTGCTGGCGGTGCTGTTTGTGGACATTGACCATTTCAAGAGCGTCAACGACCGCTTTTCGCACGCGCACGGCGACCGGGTGCTGCAGGCGGTGGCGGGCCTGCTGACCCGCAATGTGCGCGCCGGCACCCTGATTGGCCGCTACGGCGGCGAGGAGTTTGTGCTGGTGGCACCTGTCCGGGCGCCGGGACAGGCCCACGACCTCGCCGAGCGCTGCCGCCGGGCCATTGAGGCGCACGACTGGTCCGCGCTGCTGCCCGGGGTCAGCCTGACCGCCAGTGTGGGCTACGCCGTGGAGCGCCCGGAGCGCCTGCCCGTGGCCCTGCACACCGCCGACGAGCACCTGTACCGCGCCAAAGGTGCCGGGCGCAACCGCGTGCACCCCCCAGCATAG
- a CDS encoding ABC transporter ATP-binding protein has product MLTRVNAIETQDLRKVYRGRAVVDGLTLTVPQGEVFGFLGPNGAGKSTTVKMLLGLVLPTGGAARVLGGTPHDPAIRARLGFLPEQFRFQTWMTGEEFLRFHGRLAGVGAAELRRRIPEVLDVVGLSGRGREVLGGYSKGMLQRAGLAGAILARPQLVFLDEPTSALDPIGRIEVREIIERLRAEGVAVFLNSHLLSEVEQVCDRVAFVKAGRVLTQGTMRELMGGVLPVDLRLSHLPPGLLDTLAGLGEVRRTDLNTPGRAEVELWLAQEDALPAVARAVHAAGADLYALSPRRPDLETMFLDLIEDTPERTRAAAPEKTHA; this is encoded by the coding sequence ATGCTGACAAGGGTGAACGCCATAGAAACGCAGGACCTGCGCAAGGTCTACCGGGGCCGGGCGGTGGTGGACGGCCTGACCCTGACGGTGCCCCAGGGCGAGGTCTTCGGTTTTCTGGGCCCCAACGGCGCCGGCAAAAGCACCACCGTCAAGATGCTGCTGGGGCTGGTGCTGCCCACCGGGGGCGCGGCGCGCGTGCTGGGCGGCACCCCGCACGACCCGGCCATCCGCGCCCGACTGGGTTTTTTGCCTGAACAGTTCCGCTTTCAGACGTGGATGACCGGCGAGGAATTCCTGCGCTTTCACGGGCGCCTGGCCGGTGTGGGCGCGGCCGAGCTGCGGCGGCGCATCCCCGAGGTGCTGGACGTGGTGGGCCTCTCGGGGCGCGGGCGCGAGGTGCTGGGCGGCTACAGCAAGGGCATGCTGCAGCGCGCCGGGCTGGCCGGGGCCATTCTGGCGCGGCCCCAGCTGGTGTTTCTGGATGAACCCACCAGCGCCCTGGACCCCATTGGCCGCATTGAGGTGCGCGAGATCATTGAGCGCCTGCGCGCCGAAGGGGTGGCGGTGTTCCTGAATTCCCACCTGCTTTCAGAGGTGGAACAGGTGTGCGACCGCGTGGCCTTTGTCAAGGCGGGCCGGGTGCTGACCCAGGGCACCATGCGCGAACTGATGGGCGGCGTGCTGCCGGTGGACCTGCGCCTCTCGCACCTGCCGCCGGGCCTGCTGGACACCCTGGCCGGCCTGGGCGAGGTGCGCCGCACCGACCTGAACACGCCGGGCCGCGCCGAGGTGGAACTGTGGCTGGCCCAGGAAGACGCCCTGCCCGCTGTGGCCCGCGCCGTGCACGCCGCCGGCGCCGACCTGTACGCCCTGAGCCCGCGCCGCCCGGACCTGGAAACCATGTTCCTGGACCTGATTGAAGACACCCCCGAGCGCACCCGCGCCGCCGCGCCGGAGAAGACCCATGCGTAA
- a CDS encoding ABC transporter permease, with product MRNALLIAELSLREAARKRLVAVLLLLTAAFLGFFLYGVYRLELTLDERAVAAGLDGRSITGASNLPVMYSAMFGMYLVYFLGSLMAVLSTVGAVSGDIENGVMQSVLARPVSRAQLVLGRWLGFAAVNVAYVALLSAGLLGGVYLLTGYLPPETLPAVALLLLAVTLLTALTVLGSTLFTTLANGIGVFVLYGVGFTGGILSFIGTFADTPTLLTLGRVANVIMPTNALWLGASYHLQPQVARDLGEVTRGANPFFGTAPADPALVAWAAVLSALAVAAAMWRFSRRDL from the coding sequence ATGCGTAACGCCCTCCTGATCGCTGAACTCTCGCTGCGCGAGGCCGCCCGCAAGCGGCTGGTGGCGGTGCTGCTGCTGCTCACGGCCGCTTTTCTGGGCTTCTTTCTGTACGGCGTGTACCGCCTGGAACTCACGCTGGACGAGCGGGCGGTGGCGGCGGGGCTGGACGGGCGCAGCATCACCGGGGCGTCCAACCTGCCGGTCATGTACTCGGCCATGTTCGGCATGTATCTCGTGTACTTCCTGGGGTCGCTGATGGCGGTGCTCTCCACGGTGGGCGCGGTGAGCGGCGACATCGAAAACGGGGTGATGCAGAGCGTGCTGGCCCGCCCGGTCAGCCGCGCGCAGCTGGTGCTGGGGCGCTGGCTGGGCTTCGCCGCCGTGAACGTGGCGTACGTGGCCCTGCTGTCGGCCGGGTTGCTGGGCGGCGTGTACCTGCTGACCGGCTACCTGCCCCCCGAAACGCTGCCTGCCGTGGCCCTGCTGCTGCTGGCGGTCACGCTGCTGACCGCCCTGACCGTGCTGGGCAGCACCCTCTTTACCACCCTGGCCAACGGGATTGGCGTGTTCGTGCTGTACGGGGTGGGGTTCACGGGCGGCATCCTGAGCTTTATCGGCACCTTCGCAGATACGCCCACGCTGCTGACCCTGGGCCGCGTGGCAAACGTCATCATGCCCACCAACGCCCTGTGGCTGGGGGCCAGTTACCACCTGCAGCCCCAGGTGGCCCGCGACCTGGGCGAGGTCACGCGCGGCGCCAATCCCTTTTTCGGCACCGCCCCCGCCGATCCCGCCCTGGTGGCCTGGGCCGCTGTGCTGAGCGCCCTGGCCGTGGCCGCCGCCATGTGGCGCTTCAGCCGCCGCGATTTGTAG
- a CDS encoding Vgb family protein, translating to MTTTGLMRSLTAPARRPRRPGLGGALLLASLLLACGGAPGGGGTPPPGGQTGTLTVTLERVPVVGEAAQPGALRLRGTPPAGVKVTVEAAPPGVQLAPGAPTAEGSDTLVTLNPQGQGGGTVTLQVSAPPGTARLNVPVLAQRRWPIPGTTPYLAAAARPAPDGTLLLRAPANAEASARHSLLQFDPAQGRWNTLDFGLQGFETITSHTVISLGTRGTETWVAVRGVTAAGSFLVRRDSAGTLTRFLAGTPETLNALTPTLDGRLQFLVYGQPQVLALDPASGTVSRVPTDGVPETLVALEGGRLAYTRRGAAPAVVTLDPQTGAARTFAVGTANVSVPDLLTPAPDGTLWLAETRTGAVLNLDPRSGTTRTLSLPAGTRPSALAAAPDGTLWVADATRATLLRVAPGASSGAAVALPPGTPTGPRALTVTSDGAAWFESGGQWTRLGS from the coding sequence ATGACCACCACGGGCCTGATGCGATCCCTCACCGCGCCTGCCCGGCGCCCCCGCCGCCCTGGCCTGGGCGGGGCACTGCTGCTGGCCAGCCTGCTCCTGGCCTGCGGGGGCGCCCCGGGGGGGGGCGGCACCCCGCCGCCGGGCGGCCAGACGGGCACCCTGACTGTCACGCTGGAGCGCGTGCCCGTGGTGGGCGAGGCCGCGCAGCCCGGCGCCCTGCGCCTGCGGGGCACGCCGCCCGCCGGGGTCAAGGTGACGGTGGAGGCCGCGCCCCCCGGCGTGCAACTCGCCCCGGGCGCGCCCACCGCCGAGGGCAGCGATACGCTGGTGACCCTGAATCCCCAGGGTCAGGGGGGCGGCACGGTGACCCTGCAGGTCTCGGCCCCGCCCGGCACCGCGCGCCTGAACGTGCCGGTGCTGGCGCAGCGGCGCTGGCCCATTCCGGGCACCACCCCCTATCTGGCCGCCGCCGCGCGGCCCGCCCCCGACGGCACCCTGCTGCTGCGTGCCCCCGCCAACGCCGAGGCCAGCGCGCGCCACAGCCTGCTGCAGTTTGACCCGGCCCAGGGCCGCTGGAACACGCTGGACTTTGGGCTGCAGGGCTTCGAGACGATCACCAGCCATACGGTGATCAGCCTGGGGACGCGCGGCACCGAGACCTGGGTGGCCGTGCGCGGCGTGACGGCCGCCGGCAGCTTCCTGGTGCGGCGCGACAGCGCGGGCACGCTGACCCGCTTTCTCGCCGGCACCCCAGAAACCCTCAATGCCCTGACCCCCACCCTGGACGGGCGGCTGCAGTTCCTGGTGTACGGGCAGCCGCAGGTGCTGGCCCTGGACCCAGCAAGCGGCACGGTCAGCCGCGTGCCCACCGACGGCGTGCCCGAGACACTGGTGGCCCTGGAAGGTGGCCGGCTGGCCTACACCCGCCGGGGCGCGGCGCCCGCCGTCGTCACGCTGGACCCGCAGACCGGCGCGGCGCGGACCTTTGCTGTGGGCACCGCGAATGTCAGCGTGCCGGATCTGCTGACCCCCGCCCCGGACGGCACCCTGTGGCTGGCCGAAACACGCACCGGGGCCGTGCTGAACCTGGACCCCCGCAGCGGCACCACCCGCACGCTGAGCTTGCCCGCTGGCACCCGCCCCAGCGCCCTGGCCGCCGCCCCCGACGGCACCCTGTGGGTGGCCGACGCCACCCGCGCAACCCTGCTGCGCGTGGCCCCCGGCGCCAGCAGCGGCGCGGCGGTGGCCCTGCCCCCCGGCACCCCCACCGGCCCCCGCGCCCTGACGGTGACCAGTGACGGCGCCGCATGGTTTGAAAGTGGAGGCCAGTGGACCCGGCTGGGGAGTTGA
- a CDS encoding SRPBCC family protein — MQFQDAGEFQVRAAPAVVWAFVQRPEQVARCLPEVQDIRAHPDHAEASVAVRAGLLRGTLHLRLNTQPDEAAQRVTVRVQGAGLGSTLTLNAAATLGDPGNGTTSLRWQGEVSVRGPLAAVGGRLMESRARALIERTFQNLQAQLNAAGSTLA, encoded by the coding sequence ATGCAGTTTCAGGACGCCGGAGAGTTTCAGGTGCGGGCCGCGCCCGCCGTCGTGTGGGCCTTTGTGCAGCGGCCCGAGCAGGTGGCGCGCTGCCTGCCCGAAGTGCAGGACATCCGCGCGCACCCCGACCACGCCGAGGCCAGCGTGGCGGTGCGCGCCGGGCTGCTGCGCGGCACCCTGCACCTGCGCCTGAACACCCAGCCCGACGAAGCCGCGCAGCGCGTGACCGTGCGCGTGCAGGGCGCGGGGCTGGGCAGCACCCTCACCCTGAACGCCGCCGCCACCCTGGGCGATCCTGGGAACGGCACCACCTCCCTGCGCTGGCAGGGCGAGGTCAGCGTGCGCGGGCCCCTGGCAGCGGTGGGGGGCCGCCTCATGGAAAGCCGGGCCCGCGCCCTGATTGAGCGGACCTTCCAGAACTTACAGGCGCAGCTGAACGCCGCTGGCAGCACGCTGGCCTGA
- a CDS encoding metallophosphoesterase — protein MSRQVVVLPDLHGRPDLLRAALERFPDAHYVGLGDAIDRGPRSLATVDKLLELHQAGRATLLMGNHERMMQEGIKWYRLYEGTHNLGDYRKAMEGYQWWMRAGGETVRAELGGLTLEKFPPLLEAYLKVLRKVIYVTADGQIHDEVPPHPSVLIAHAAPPVKHPQHENPLSAALWLRPYEGPFPLPPGVTYSLHGHTPVPTPCRLGRHLYLDLGAYETGRLAVAEVNVHGLPQVTVLCGRGEPHRGRRYAQFGEPIPVTPVDLPGAPRR, from the coding sequence ATGAGCCGCCAGGTCGTGGTGCTGCCGGATCTGCACGGGCGCCCGGACCTGCTGCGCGCCGCGCTGGAGCGCTTTCCCGACGCGCATTACGTGGGCCTGGGCGACGCGATTGACCGGGGGCCGCGCAGCCTCGCCACGGTGGACAAGCTGCTGGAACTGCATCAGGCGGGCCGGGCCACCCTGCTGATGGGCAACCACGAGCGCATGATGCAAGAAGGCATCAAGTGGTACCGCCTGTACGAGGGCACCCACAACCTGGGCGACTACCGCAAGGCCATGGAGGGCTACCAGTGGTGGATGCGCGCGGGCGGCGAAACGGTGCGCGCCGAACTGGGCGGCCTGACCCTGGAGAAGTTTCCGCCGCTGCTGGAGGCCTACCTCAAGGTGCTGCGCAAGGTGATCTACGTGACCGCCGACGGCCAGATTCACGACGAGGTGCCGCCGCACCCCAGCGTGCTTATTGCGCACGCCGCGCCGCCCGTCAAACACCCACAGCACGAAAACCCGCTGTCGGCGGCGCTGTGGCTGCGGCCCTACGAGGGGCCCTTTCCGCTGCCCCCCGGCGTGACCTACTCGCTGCACGGGCACACCCCGGTGCCCACGCCGTGCCGCCTGGGCCGCCACCTGTACCTGGACCTGGGCGCCTACGAAACCGGGCGGCTGGCCGTGGCCGAGGTGAACGTGCACGGCCTGCCGCAGGTGACGGTGCTGTGTGGCCGGGGCGAACCGCACCGGGGGCGGCGCTACGCCCAGTTTGGCGAGCCCATTCCCGTGACCCCGGTGGACCTGCCCGGCGCCCCCCGGCGGTAA
- a CDS encoding metallophosphoesterase — protein MSTVTRRRVLRALGGAGLGMLATGGAGAAQAYRFGVTRHTRPLPGLRAPLRVAFLTDLHYGLYIGAGSVRAWVDATNRERPDAVLLGGDQLDRRMDEAPGALLDELARLRAPLGVYGVWGNHDYGSFGFYGGRQYGPPRADWPAKRAELEAAFAAAGAPILRNAGRALRDDLYVAGVDDLWNGEPDVQAALAGAGERATLLVTHNPDLLPFLPRRVGLTLCGHTHGGQVRLPWVGAVTVPSRYGQRFAMGWVEGAHGTPAYVSRGLGLSGVPFRNLCEPEVVVLDLKPAPG, from the coding sequence ATGAGCACCGTGACCCGCCGCCGGGTGTTGCGCGCCCTGGGCGGCGCGGGGCTGGGGATGCTGGCCACCGGGGGCGCCGGGGCCGCGCAGGCCTACCGCTTTGGCGTGACCCGCCACACCCGCCCCCTGCCCGGCCTGCGGGCGCCCCTGCGCGTGGCCTTTTTAACCGATCTGCACTACGGCCTGTATATCGGTGCGGGCAGCGTGCGCGCCTGGGTGGACGCCACCAACCGCGAGCGCCCGGACGCAGTGCTGCTGGGCGGCGACCAGCTGGACCGCCGCATGGACGAGGCCCCCGGGGCCCTGCTGGACGAACTCGCGCGCCTGCGCGCCCCGCTGGGGGTCTACGGCGTGTGGGGCAACCACGATTACGGCAGCTTTGGCTTTTACGGTGGGCGGCAGTACGGCCCGCCCCGCGCCGACTGGCCGGCCAAGCGGGCGGAACTGGAAGCGGCGTTTGCGGCGGCGGGCGCACCCATTCTGCGTAATGCCGGCCGGGCACTGCGCGACGACCTGTACGTGGCCGGCGTAGACGACCTGTGGAACGGCGAGCCGGATGTGCAGGCGGCCCTGGCTGGAGCGGGCGAGCGGGCCACGTTGCTGGTGACCCATAACCCCGACCTGCTGCCGTTTCTGCCGCGCCGGGTGGGCCTGACCCTGTGCGGCCACACCCACGGCGGGCAGGTCCGGCTGCCCTGGGTGGGTGCGGTGACGGTGCCCAGCCGCTACGGCCAGCGGTTTGCGATGGGCTGGGTGGAGGGCGCGCATGGCACCCCCGCGTATGTCAGCCGGGGCCTGGGCCTCAGCGGCGTGCCTTTCCGCAACCTGTGCGAGCCAGAAGTGGTGGTACTGGATTTAAAACCTGCCCCGGGCTGA